A single window of Hylaeus volcanicus isolate JK05 chromosome 8, UHH_iyHylVolc1.0_haploid, whole genome shotgun sequence DNA harbors:
- the LOC128881089 gene encoding uncharacterized protein LOC128881089 isoform X4, translating into MAGDLTGCDRVTAGRSHKIADTIKTTIVPLVKKLCENAMKLDDNVICIIAQEFGKLVLGLEKCLIPTEKTWFLKYFQQLAQMGIVSMKKESKPHLLFITSNPAEDEKYMECRRCCAYNLPAMFLFVSSSADDTDALLITFNALAGDHYYMVRKTVAGGIHEVAKVLGPKNGRIKSDLIKLLKDDSEEVLQGLVPHIGLTLDCLAESQTIGVDRMDSTLTEIGRALLKCEAEISSTHNWRLTALMHSQLEIIAKYFPSDFIYSYFVPMAFFRILHARPIPVRLAAGTLYLFLLRYNMKAVQRIELRCKLYTELANSPDCYVRMMFVRMMVEAMDIFSSAYFKEHFFSVLLNLAEDPVANIRIKVVSLLPQLKSQLWMPTDKKLLTALETTIGHLMNSEKDRDVIAVLASVVRKLNEIKLKYDGQTPANKHTKQDIEDARKLEEEKRLSGLATGKSPPGGAGMKKGTWRRTSDNGGKTMPQTTPKEGSGSPRHSSEGSRARVQLTHPWERLGHTNTNASTAHANSDNGPCHDSDMMQAVQQNRSMPLIVWPDTYECNYEEENNIHSCRSDYTKSVFLAIRRENRRKSQQNFLLTRDYAREFSTNIASKDTANARTLSSAPNLAMLRALTKAAHYNSCWPCSSMPEIPVMLSDDEFLVDAGIRIPAQFSQSMSKIPHLQDSVFTKRRTLFNFERSRSVGMNFDKGKSKGNLSVEYEDCIKRRINGVDQSNNGRTSMDCEDGLRMVKESLGKKVYYVGPLMRSRFGFGVNQERSMDEKMKRNSLILDKDKPKVLQTKCPLERTKRHSASFDKGKPKGKLSVEYEDCIKRRANGPNQSNNGRTSIDYEDGLRLGKEDQQQLDSKDTVYLGSMVRTRFGSINQERSIDEKMKRNSLVLDKDKPKLMHTKCTLDRTKRHSANFSLKPGDSKEMKPNMKCHSLEMVDYAPSERLGRALRRYSTLDVNHNQGLSKIPVRSFVPRSRTAPATRASSPVHIEKLCRMPFWES; encoded by the exons ATGGCTGGAGACCTTACTGGATGCGATAGAGTTACTGCCGGTAGAAGTCATAAGATCGCAG ATACAATAAAAACTACCATAGTGCcacttgttaaaaaattatgcgAAAACGCAATGAAATTGGACGATAATGTGATATGCATCATTGCCCAGGAGTTTGGAAAACTCGTACTTGGATTGGAAa aatgcTTAATACCCACGGAAAAGACGtggtttctaaaatattttcaacaacttGCACAGATGGGTattgtttcgatgaaaaaagaGTCCAAACCTCACCTTTTGTTT ATAACTAGTAATCCAGCCGAAGATGAGAAATATATGGAATGCAGAAGGTGTTGCGCTTATAATTTACCTGCAATGTTTCTCTTTGTATCAAGTTCCGCGGATGATACAGATGCATTACTTATTACGTTTAACGCATTGGCGGGCGATCATTATTATATGGTCAGAAAAACAGTAGCAGGTGGAATTCATGAA GTGGCCAAGGTATTGGGTCCAAAGAATGGTCGCATAAAATCAGacctaataaaattattaaaggaTGACTCTGAAGAAGTTCTACAAGGTTTAGTTCCTCACATAGGATTAACGCTTGATTGTTTAGCCGAAAGTCAAACTATTGGTGTTGATAGAATG GATTCTACCCTTACGGAAATAGGCAGAGCGTTATTGAAATGCGAAGCAGAAATATCATCTACACACAATTGGAGATTAACTGCACTAATGCATTCGCAGCTTGAGATAATagcgaaatattttccaagtgATTTTATATACTCATATTTTGTGCCAATGGCTTTTTTCAGAATATTACATGCT AGGCCGATACCCGTACGCCTTGCTGCGGGAACAttgtatctttttcttttacgttacAATATGAAAGCTGTTCAACGAATAGAACTTCGTTGCAAATTATACACAGAGTTGGCTAACAGTCCTGACTGTTACGTGAGAATGATGTTTGTTCGTATGATGGTAGAGGCCATGGACATTTTCTCTTCCGCGTATTTcaaggaacattttttttccgttttattGAACTTGGCCGAAGATCCCGTAGCTAACATTAGAATTAAAGTGGTTTCCCTATTGCCACAATTGAAAAGTCAGTTATGGATGCCGACAGATAAAAAGTTATTGACGGCGTTAGAGACTACTATAGGACATTTAATGAACAGTGAGAAGGACAGAGACGTGATTGCCGTATTAGCATCCGTTGtacgaaaattgaatgaaataaagCTTAAATACGACGGTCAAACG CCAGCAAATAAACACACGAAGCAAGATATAGAGGATGCTAGGAAGTTAGAAGAAGAGAAGAGGTTATCAGGACTGGCGACTGGAAAATCACCACCTGGAGGAGCTGGAATGAAAAAGG GTACATGGCGACGAACATCTGATAACGGAGGGAAAACAAT gCCGCAGACAACGCCAAAAG AAGGCAGCGGATCTCCTCGTCACTCGAGTGAAGGATCGAGAGCGAG AGTTCAACTAACACATCCTTGGGAAAGACTAGGACATACTAACACGAATGCCAGTACGGCCCATGCTAACTCTGACAATGGACCGTGCCATGATTCTGATATGATGCAAGCGGTGCAACAGAACCGCTCGATGCCGTTGATAGTATGGCCAGACACGTACGAGTGCAACTACGAGGAGGAGAATAATATCCATTCTTGTCGCTCCGATTACACTAAATCCGTCTTCCTAGCGATCAGGAGAGAGAACCGACGAAAGTCGCAACAGAACTTCCTACTAACACGAGACTATGCGCGCGAGTTCTCTACTAACATCGCCAGCAAGGACACTGCCAATGCGAGAACGCTTTCCAGTGCTCCTAATCTGGCTATGCTTAGAGCACTGACCAAAGCGGCTCACTATAATTCTTGTTGGCCTTGTAGCTCGATGCCGGAAATACCGGTGATGCTGTCGGATGACGAATTTCTCGTGGACGCTGGTATACGGATACCCGCACAATTCTCGCAGAGCATGTCCAAAATACCTCACTTGCAAGACTCTGTATTCACGAAGAGGAGAACCTTGTTCAACTTTGAGCGTTCACGTAGCGTCGGAATGAACTTCGACAAAGGGAAATCCAAGGGGAACTTGTCCGTCGAATACGAAGATTGCATCAAACGGAGAATCAACGGTGTCGATCAGTCGAACAACGGTAGAACGTCGATGGACTGCGAGGACGGTTTGAGAATGGTGAAGGAGAGTCTGGGCAAAAAGGTCTACTACGTCGGACCTCTGATGAGGTCAAGATTCGGATTCGGCGTGAATCAGGAAAGGTCGATGGACGAAAAGATGAAACGGAATTCGTTGATATTGGACAAGGACAAGCCGAAGGTTCTGCAAACAAAATGCCCGTTGGAAAGGACTAAACGGCATTCCGCTAGTTTCGACAAAGGAAAACCCAAGGGGAAGTTGTCCGTCGAATACGAAGACTGTATTAAACGAAGAGCAAACGGACCTAATCAGTCTAACAACGGGAGAACATCGATCGACTACGAAGACGGCTTGAGACTGGGGAAAGAGGATCAACAACAGCTGGATAGTAAGGATACGGTGTATCTTGGGTCTATGGTGAGAACAAGGTTTGGATCCATTAATCAGGAGAGGTCGATAGACGAGAAGATGAAACGAAACTCGTTGGTGTTGGATAAAGATAAGCCAAAGCTTATGCATACCAAGTGTACGCTAGACAGGACTAAACGACACTCTGCGAATTTCAGCTTGAAACCGGGGGATTCGAAGGAGATGAAGCCTAATATGAAATGCCATAGCTTAGAAATGGTCGATTACGCGCCAAGCGAACGCCTCGGCAGGGCTCTTAGACGGTATTCGACGTTGGACGTGAATCATAATCAGGGACTTAGCAAAATACCCGTAAGGAGTTTTGTACCTCGTAGTAGAACCGCTCCAGCCACCAGGGCGTCGAGCCCCGTGCACATAGAGAAGCTGTGTCGTATGCCGTTTTGGGAATCTTAG
- the LOC128881089 gene encoding serine/threonine-protein phosphatase 4 regulatory subunit 4-like isoform X1 — MLQEEDKAPYESVLDLKGDDFQKLSVIHNLPSLLATDTQSCMSRVVPKMQQSLPTASTEFHLAASSTFKTILEQKLVNHNVFSQTFLQSILNSLDSRDPVVCDAWLETLLDAIELLPVEVIRSQILPLTIIKGQLSQPIYSRVTCSRLLGKICTRFDSSMIQKEVLPTVHSLCQDVNSEVRASICLQLRFVAEGLGAESVKPALLPSLVELASDEESNVRCTSVQTIVYLLPHLQEDTIKTTIVPLVKKLCENAMKLDDNVICIIAQEFGKLVLGLEKCLIPTEKTWFLKYFQQLAQMGIVSMKKESKPHLLFITSNPAEDEKYMECRRCCAYNLPAMFLFVSSSADDTDALLITFNALAGDHYYMVRKTVAGGIHEVAKVLGPKNGRIKSDLIKLLKDDSEEVLQGLVPHIGLTLDCLAESQTIGVDRMDSTLTEIGRALLKCEAEISSTHNWRLTALMHSQLEIIAKYFPSDFIYSYFVPMAFFRILHARPIPVRLAAGTLYLFLLRYNMKAVQRIELRCKLYTELANSPDCYVRMMFVRMMVEAMDIFSSAYFKEHFFSVLLNLAEDPVANIRIKVVSLLPQLKSQLWMPTDKKLLTALETTIGHLMNSEKDRDVIAVLASVVRKLNEIKLKYDGQTPANKHTKQDIEDARKLEEEKRLSGLATGKSPPGGAGMKKGTWRRTSDNGGKTMPQTTPKEGSGSPRHSSEGSRARVQLTHPWERLGHTNTNASTAHANSDNGPCHDSDMMQAVQQNRSMPLIVWPDTYECNYEEENNIHSCRSDYTKSVFLAIRRENRRKSQQNFLLTRDYAREFSTNIASKDTANARTLSSAPNLAMLRALTKAAHYNSCWPCSSMPEIPVMLSDDEFLVDAGIRIPAQFSQSMSKIPHLQDSVFTKRRTLFNFERSRSVGMNFDKGKSKGNLSVEYEDCIKRRINGVDQSNNGRTSMDCEDGLRMVKESLGKKVYYVGPLMRSRFGFGVNQERSMDEKMKRNSLILDKDKPKVLQTKCPLERTKRHSASFDKGKPKGKLSVEYEDCIKRRANGPNQSNNGRTSIDYEDGLRLGKEDQQQLDSKDTVYLGSMVRTRFGSINQERSIDEKMKRNSLVLDKDKPKLMHTKCTLDRTKRHSANFSLKPGDSKEMKPNMKCHSLEMVDYAPSERLGRALRRYSTLDVNHNQGLSKIPVRSFVPRSRTAPATRASSPVHIEKLCRMPFWES, encoded by the exons atgttgcaagAGGAAGATAAAGCTCCGTACGAGAGCGTATTGGACCT GAAAGGCGATGATTTTCAAAAACTCAGCGTTATACACAATTTACCAAGCCTCTTAGCTACGGACACGCAATCATGTATGTCCCGTGTGGTACCAAAAATGCAGCAATCGCTGCCTACAGCATCCACAGAGTTTCACCTTGCAGCTTCATCGACATTCAAAACGATATTAGAGCAGAAACTTGTCAACCATAACGTCTTTAGTCAAACATTCCTTCAAAGTATATTAAATTCGCTTGACAGTCGTGATCCAG tTGTTTGTGATGCATGGCTGGAGACCTTACTGGATGCGATAGAGTTACTGCCGGTAGAAGTCATAAGATCGCAG ATTCTTCCATTGACTATAATCAAAGGACAATTGTCGCAACCTATCTACTCCAGGGTAACATGCAGCAGGTTACtaggaaaaatttgtacaagaTTTGATTCTTCTAT GATACAGAAGGAAGTTCTACCAACGGTACATTCCCTCTGTCAGGATGTAAATAGCGAAGTACGAGCTAGTATCTGCTTGCAGCTACGTTTTGTTGCCGAAGGCCTTGGTGCTGAGTCTGTAAAACCTGCTTTGTTACCATCTCTCGTAGAATTAGCAAGCGACGAAGAAAGCAATGTAAGATGCACCTCTGTACAGACAATAGTGTACTTGCTACCTCATCTTCAGGAAG ATACAATAAAAACTACCATAGTGCcacttgttaaaaaattatgcgAAAACGCAATGAAATTGGACGATAATGTGATATGCATCATTGCCCAGGAGTTTGGAAAACTCGTACTTGGATTGGAAa aatgcTTAATACCCACGGAAAAGACGtggtttctaaaatattttcaacaacttGCACAGATGGGTattgtttcgatgaaaaaagaGTCCAAACCTCACCTTTTGTTT ATAACTAGTAATCCAGCCGAAGATGAGAAATATATGGAATGCAGAAGGTGTTGCGCTTATAATTTACCTGCAATGTTTCTCTTTGTATCAAGTTCCGCGGATGATACAGATGCATTACTTATTACGTTTAACGCATTGGCGGGCGATCATTATTATATGGTCAGAAAAACAGTAGCAGGTGGAATTCATGAA GTGGCCAAGGTATTGGGTCCAAAGAATGGTCGCATAAAATCAGacctaataaaattattaaaggaTGACTCTGAAGAAGTTCTACAAGGTTTAGTTCCTCACATAGGATTAACGCTTGATTGTTTAGCCGAAAGTCAAACTATTGGTGTTGATAGAATG GATTCTACCCTTACGGAAATAGGCAGAGCGTTATTGAAATGCGAAGCAGAAATATCATCTACACACAATTGGAGATTAACTGCACTAATGCATTCGCAGCTTGAGATAATagcgaaatattttccaagtgATTTTATATACTCATATTTTGTGCCAATGGCTTTTTTCAGAATATTACATGCT AGGCCGATACCCGTACGCCTTGCTGCGGGAACAttgtatctttttcttttacgttacAATATGAAAGCTGTTCAACGAATAGAACTTCGTTGCAAATTATACACAGAGTTGGCTAACAGTCCTGACTGTTACGTGAGAATGATGTTTGTTCGTATGATGGTAGAGGCCATGGACATTTTCTCTTCCGCGTATTTcaaggaacattttttttccgttttattGAACTTGGCCGAAGATCCCGTAGCTAACATTAGAATTAAAGTGGTTTCCCTATTGCCACAATTGAAAAGTCAGTTATGGATGCCGACAGATAAAAAGTTATTGACGGCGTTAGAGACTACTATAGGACATTTAATGAACAGTGAGAAGGACAGAGACGTGATTGCCGTATTAGCATCCGTTGtacgaaaattgaatgaaataaagCTTAAATACGACGGTCAAACG CCAGCAAATAAACACACGAAGCAAGATATAGAGGATGCTAGGAAGTTAGAAGAAGAGAAGAGGTTATCAGGACTGGCGACTGGAAAATCACCACCTGGAGGAGCTGGAATGAAAAAGG GTACATGGCGACGAACATCTGATAACGGAGGGAAAACAAT gCCGCAGACAACGCCAAAAG AAGGCAGCGGATCTCCTCGTCACTCGAGTGAAGGATCGAGAGCGAG AGTTCAACTAACACATCCTTGGGAAAGACTAGGACATACTAACACGAATGCCAGTACGGCCCATGCTAACTCTGACAATGGACCGTGCCATGATTCTGATATGATGCAAGCGGTGCAACAGAACCGCTCGATGCCGTTGATAGTATGGCCAGACACGTACGAGTGCAACTACGAGGAGGAGAATAATATCCATTCTTGTCGCTCCGATTACACTAAATCCGTCTTCCTAGCGATCAGGAGAGAGAACCGACGAAAGTCGCAACAGAACTTCCTACTAACACGAGACTATGCGCGCGAGTTCTCTACTAACATCGCCAGCAAGGACACTGCCAATGCGAGAACGCTTTCCAGTGCTCCTAATCTGGCTATGCTTAGAGCACTGACCAAAGCGGCTCACTATAATTCTTGTTGGCCTTGTAGCTCGATGCCGGAAATACCGGTGATGCTGTCGGATGACGAATTTCTCGTGGACGCTGGTATACGGATACCCGCACAATTCTCGCAGAGCATGTCCAAAATACCTCACTTGCAAGACTCTGTATTCACGAAGAGGAGAACCTTGTTCAACTTTGAGCGTTCACGTAGCGTCGGAATGAACTTCGACAAAGGGAAATCCAAGGGGAACTTGTCCGTCGAATACGAAGATTGCATCAAACGGAGAATCAACGGTGTCGATCAGTCGAACAACGGTAGAACGTCGATGGACTGCGAGGACGGTTTGAGAATGGTGAAGGAGAGTCTGGGCAAAAAGGTCTACTACGTCGGACCTCTGATGAGGTCAAGATTCGGATTCGGCGTGAATCAGGAAAGGTCGATGGACGAAAAGATGAAACGGAATTCGTTGATATTGGACAAGGACAAGCCGAAGGTTCTGCAAACAAAATGCCCGTTGGAAAGGACTAAACGGCATTCCGCTAGTTTCGACAAAGGAAAACCCAAGGGGAAGTTGTCCGTCGAATACGAAGACTGTATTAAACGAAGAGCAAACGGACCTAATCAGTCTAACAACGGGAGAACATCGATCGACTACGAAGACGGCTTGAGACTGGGGAAAGAGGATCAACAACAGCTGGATAGTAAGGATACGGTGTATCTTGGGTCTATGGTGAGAACAAGGTTTGGATCCATTAATCAGGAGAGGTCGATAGACGAGAAGATGAAACGAAACTCGTTGGTGTTGGATAAAGATAAGCCAAAGCTTATGCATACCAAGTGTACGCTAGACAGGACTAAACGACACTCTGCGAATTTCAGCTTGAAACCGGGGGATTCGAAGGAGATGAAGCCTAATATGAAATGCCATAGCTTAGAAATGGTCGATTACGCGCCAAGCGAACGCCTCGGCAGGGCTCTTAGACGGTATTCGACGTTGGACGTGAATCATAATCAGGGACTTAGCAAAATACCCGTAAGGAGTTTTGTACCTCGTAGTAGAACCGCTCCAGCCACCAGGGCGTCGAGCCCCGTGCACATAGAGAAGCTGTGTCGTATGCCGTTTTGGGAATCTTAG
- the LOC128881089 gene encoding serine/threonine-protein phosphatase 4 regulatory subunit 4-like isoform X2, translating into MLQEEDKAPYESVLDLKGDDFQKLSVIHNLPSLLATDTQSCMSRVVPKMQQSLPTASTEFHLAASSTFKTILEQKLVNHNVFSQTFLQSILNSLDSRDPDTIKTTIVPLVKKLCENAMKLDDNVICIIAQEFGKLVLGLEKCLIPTEKTWFLKYFQQLAQMGIVSMKKESKPHLLFITSNPAEDEKYMECRRCCAYNLPAMFLFVSSSADDTDALLITFNALAGDHYYMVRKTVAGGIHEVAKVLGPKNGRIKSDLIKLLKDDSEEVLQGLVPHIGLTLDCLAESQTIGVDRMDSTLTEIGRALLKCEAEISSTHNWRLTALMHSQLEIIAKYFPSDFIYSYFVPMAFFRILHARPIPVRLAAGTLYLFLLRYNMKAVQRIELRCKLYTELANSPDCYVRMMFVRMMVEAMDIFSSAYFKEHFFSVLLNLAEDPVANIRIKVVSLLPQLKSQLWMPTDKKLLTALETTIGHLMNSEKDRDVIAVLASVVRKLNEIKLKYDGQTPANKHTKQDIEDARKLEEEKRLSGLATGKSPPGGAGMKKGTWRRTSDNGGKTMPQTTPKEGSGSPRHSSEGSRARVQLTHPWERLGHTNTNASTAHANSDNGPCHDSDMMQAVQQNRSMPLIVWPDTYECNYEEENNIHSCRSDYTKSVFLAIRRENRRKSQQNFLLTRDYAREFSTNIASKDTANARTLSSAPNLAMLRALTKAAHYNSCWPCSSMPEIPVMLSDDEFLVDAGIRIPAQFSQSMSKIPHLQDSVFTKRRTLFNFERSRSVGMNFDKGKSKGNLSVEYEDCIKRRINGVDQSNNGRTSMDCEDGLRMVKESLGKKVYYVGPLMRSRFGFGVNQERSMDEKMKRNSLILDKDKPKVLQTKCPLERTKRHSASFDKGKPKGKLSVEYEDCIKRRANGPNQSNNGRTSIDYEDGLRLGKEDQQQLDSKDTVYLGSMVRTRFGSINQERSIDEKMKRNSLVLDKDKPKLMHTKCTLDRTKRHSANFSLKPGDSKEMKPNMKCHSLEMVDYAPSERLGRALRRYSTLDVNHNQGLSKIPVRSFVPRSRTAPATRASSPVHIEKLCRMPFWES; encoded by the exons atgttgcaagAGGAAGATAAAGCTCCGTACGAGAGCGTATTGGACCT GAAAGGCGATGATTTTCAAAAACTCAGCGTTATACACAATTTACCAAGCCTCTTAGCTACGGACACGCAATCATGTATGTCCCGTGTGGTACCAAAAATGCAGCAATCGCTGCCTACAGCATCCACAGAGTTTCACCTTGCAGCTTCATCGACATTCAAAACGATATTAGAGCAGAAACTTGTCAACCATAACGTCTTTAGTCAAACATTCCTTCAAAGTATATTAAATTCGCTTGACAGTCGTGATCCAG ATACAATAAAAACTACCATAGTGCcacttgttaaaaaattatgcgAAAACGCAATGAAATTGGACGATAATGTGATATGCATCATTGCCCAGGAGTTTGGAAAACTCGTACTTGGATTGGAAa aatgcTTAATACCCACGGAAAAGACGtggtttctaaaatattttcaacaacttGCACAGATGGGTattgtttcgatgaaaaaagaGTCCAAACCTCACCTTTTGTTT ATAACTAGTAATCCAGCCGAAGATGAGAAATATATGGAATGCAGAAGGTGTTGCGCTTATAATTTACCTGCAATGTTTCTCTTTGTATCAAGTTCCGCGGATGATACAGATGCATTACTTATTACGTTTAACGCATTGGCGGGCGATCATTATTATATGGTCAGAAAAACAGTAGCAGGTGGAATTCATGAA GTGGCCAAGGTATTGGGTCCAAAGAATGGTCGCATAAAATCAGacctaataaaattattaaaggaTGACTCTGAAGAAGTTCTACAAGGTTTAGTTCCTCACATAGGATTAACGCTTGATTGTTTAGCCGAAAGTCAAACTATTGGTGTTGATAGAATG GATTCTACCCTTACGGAAATAGGCAGAGCGTTATTGAAATGCGAAGCAGAAATATCATCTACACACAATTGGAGATTAACTGCACTAATGCATTCGCAGCTTGAGATAATagcgaaatattttccaagtgATTTTATATACTCATATTTTGTGCCAATGGCTTTTTTCAGAATATTACATGCT AGGCCGATACCCGTACGCCTTGCTGCGGGAACAttgtatctttttcttttacgttacAATATGAAAGCTGTTCAACGAATAGAACTTCGTTGCAAATTATACACAGAGTTGGCTAACAGTCCTGACTGTTACGTGAGAATGATGTTTGTTCGTATGATGGTAGAGGCCATGGACATTTTCTCTTCCGCGTATTTcaaggaacattttttttccgttttattGAACTTGGCCGAAGATCCCGTAGCTAACATTAGAATTAAAGTGGTTTCCCTATTGCCACAATTGAAAAGTCAGTTATGGATGCCGACAGATAAAAAGTTATTGACGGCGTTAGAGACTACTATAGGACATTTAATGAACAGTGAGAAGGACAGAGACGTGATTGCCGTATTAGCATCCGTTGtacgaaaattgaatgaaataaagCTTAAATACGACGGTCAAACG CCAGCAAATAAACACACGAAGCAAGATATAGAGGATGCTAGGAAGTTAGAAGAAGAGAAGAGGTTATCAGGACTGGCGACTGGAAAATCACCACCTGGAGGAGCTGGAATGAAAAAGG GTACATGGCGACGAACATCTGATAACGGAGGGAAAACAAT gCCGCAGACAACGCCAAAAG AAGGCAGCGGATCTCCTCGTCACTCGAGTGAAGGATCGAGAGCGAG AGTTCAACTAACACATCCTTGGGAAAGACTAGGACATACTAACACGAATGCCAGTACGGCCCATGCTAACTCTGACAATGGACCGTGCCATGATTCTGATATGATGCAAGCGGTGCAACAGAACCGCTCGATGCCGTTGATAGTATGGCCAGACACGTACGAGTGCAACTACGAGGAGGAGAATAATATCCATTCTTGTCGCTCCGATTACACTAAATCCGTCTTCCTAGCGATCAGGAGAGAGAACCGACGAAAGTCGCAACAGAACTTCCTACTAACACGAGACTATGCGCGCGAGTTCTCTACTAACATCGCCAGCAAGGACACTGCCAATGCGAGAACGCTTTCCAGTGCTCCTAATCTGGCTATGCTTAGAGCACTGACCAAAGCGGCTCACTATAATTCTTGTTGGCCTTGTAGCTCGATGCCGGAAATACCGGTGATGCTGTCGGATGACGAATTTCTCGTGGACGCTGGTATACGGATACCCGCACAATTCTCGCAGAGCATGTCCAAAATACCTCACTTGCAAGACTCTGTATTCACGAAGAGGAGAACCTTGTTCAACTTTGAGCGTTCACGTAGCGTCGGAATGAACTTCGACAAAGGGAAATCCAAGGGGAACTTGTCCGTCGAATACGAAGATTGCATCAAACGGAGAATCAACGGTGTCGATCAGTCGAACAACGGTAGAACGTCGATGGACTGCGAGGACGGTTTGAGAATGGTGAAGGAGAGTCTGGGCAAAAAGGTCTACTACGTCGGACCTCTGATGAGGTCAAGATTCGGATTCGGCGTGAATCAGGAAAGGTCGATGGACGAAAAGATGAAACGGAATTCGTTGATATTGGACAAGGACAAGCCGAAGGTTCTGCAAACAAAATGCCCGTTGGAAAGGACTAAACGGCATTCCGCTAGTTTCGACAAAGGAAAACCCAAGGGGAAGTTGTCCGTCGAATACGAAGACTGTATTAAACGAAGAGCAAACGGACCTAATCAGTCTAACAACGGGAGAACATCGATCGACTACGAAGACGGCTTGAGACTGGGGAAAGAGGATCAACAACAGCTGGATAGTAAGGATACGGTGTATCTTGGGTCTATGGTGAGAACAAGGTTTGGATCCATTAATCAGGAGAGGTCGATAGACGAGAAGATGAAACGAAACTCGTTGGTGTTGGATAAAGATAAGCCAAAGCTTATGCATACCAAGTGTACGCTAGACAGGACTAAACGACACTCTGCGAATTTCAGCTTGAAACCGGGGGATTCGAAGGAGATGAAGCCTAATATGAAATGCCATAGCTTAGAAATGGTCGATTACGCGCCAAGCGAACGCCTCGGCAGGGCTCTTAGACGGTATTCGACGTTGGACGTGAATCATAATCAGGGACTTAGCAAAATACCCGTAAGGAGTTTTGTACCTCGTAGTAGAACCGCTCCAGCCACCAGGGCGTCGAGCCCCGTGCACATAGAGAAGCTGTGTCGTATGCCGTTTTGGGAATCTTAG